One segment of Acidianus sp. HS-5 DNA contains the following:
- a CDS encoding ABC transporter permease — translation MGLASYLAKRAVERVILLLIFTAFVWMLLLGIPQLIGINPALHFINPSEFLHAKNPALARKLAIECIDRGLGLNYPLGAQFFVYFVQMLTLNLGVCPANHVSVAACLLSALPFTVILTIPPVIFQTLASIYLGSIAAVKRNTKTDVAIMNYFIADYNLPIFVVTLLLWLAFAVILKVYPISVYNQVHDWTNIVTDLKVFWLPWIILTFIYGFSTRGILMRNSMVENLDSDFIKYERLAGLKERIVRAHARRVSIIPVIVRTAIDLAFAISGDFFLEVYFGIPGLGYKLFYAALGDQIKILLGSTFVLTLYAVMLLYFVDVVEFIIDPRARRSIK, via the coding sequence TTGGGTTTAGCTTCTTATTTGGCTAAAAGAGCTGTTGAAAGAGTAATATTGCTTCTTATATTTACTGCATTTGTTTGGATGTTACTTTTGGGTATACCCCAGCTAATTGGAATAAATCCTGCACTCCATTTTATTAATCCTAGTGAATTTCTTCATGCTAAAAATCCAGCACTAGCGAGGAAATTAGCTATAGAATGCATAGATAGAGGATTAGGTCTTAATTATCCTTTAGGGGCGCAGTTCTTCGTCTATTTTGTTCAGATGTTAACGCTTAATCTAGGCGTATGCCCGGCTAATCATGTAAGTGTTGCGGCGTGCCTGCTCTCTGCTCTGCCATTTACGGTAATATTAACTATTCCTCCAGTTATATTTCAAACATTAGCCAGTATTTACCTAGGTTCTATAGCAGCTGTAAAGAGGAATACGAAAACAGACGTTGCTATAATGAATTACTTTATAGCAGATTATAATTTGCCGATCTTTGTAGTTACTCTATTACTATGGCTGGCATTTGCAGTAATCCTTAAGGTTTACCCTATTTCTGTGTATAATCAAGTTCATGATTGGACTAACATAGTAACTGATTTGAAGGTATTCTGGTTACCTTGGATTATTTTGACTTTTATCTACGGATTTTCGACTAGGGGTATACTAATGAGGAATTCTATGGTAGAAAACTTAGACTCTGATTTCATAAAATATGAAAGACTAGCCGGCTTAAAGGAGAGGATTGTGAGAGCTCATGCCAGGAGGGTCTCAATAATTCCCGTAATAGTTAGGACTGCAATAGACCTTGCTTTCGCAATATCTGGCGATTTCTTCCTGGAGGTGTATTTTGGCATTCCAGGCTTGGGATATAAACTATTCTATGCGGCGTTGGGAGACCAAATAAAGATACTTTTAGGCTCGACTTTTGTATTAACTTTATACGCTGTTATGTTACTTTATTTTGTGGATGTAGTGGAATTCATAATAGACCCTAGAGCAAGGAGGTCGATAAAATGA
- a CDS encoding ABC transporter permease — MLAFIILVGLTITVVAGSLAYAKCCPYNSHYYYAAAPFARPSWATLFCGNLPPDIKVPSDYNLIAAKCPGVISYWNLRNETINGDKIEIIWNSTFGPYNETSFSKNLISFGNTGHGSIEIKIIGNKPVNVTLYHNFDYTYKLPCHYNFYVMQYSVYSNTSQPYFILGKITGSNGKSICVLLQGTGFPPFANHNIICYVIHASTYFQIKGGQWNYFQAGSNVPAFTPYSYTLPKNETAFASYYMIKDLFTKDGTYNVTYTVMYYPTGGKDCVTIYLSDVYFEFLGSVYGVLGTCANGGNIFALFVKGGVFDLELAALAGLAIVAIGAVVGILAGYYGGIRDMTLVSITDFVLLLPGLIVILLIVAALDLYDPKFLSADRAFILAGIITVLSWPITARVIRGEAYVNRSKPFIEASRALGETNFQILRKHMFPNLLPIIFAQLTLDVTAVIFTESTLDFLGIGIPTYEFPTWGNMLGLANNYAAAAPAHAWWWVIPPSIALILLGVSLFYLGEAILERFRVKTGVS, encoded by the coding sequence TTGCTAGCATTTATTATATTAGTAGGTCTAACTATAACCGTCGTAGCCGGTAGTTTGGCATATGCAAAGTGCTGTCCTTATAATTCTCATTATTATTATGCCGCTGCTCCATTTGCCAGACCATCATGGGCTACACTGTTTTGTGGAAATTTACCTCCAGATATTAAAGTTCCCTCAGATTATAATTTAATTGCGGCAAAGTGTCCGGGTGTAATATCATATTGGAATCTAAGAAATGAAACAATAAATGGAGATAAAATAGAAATCATATGGAACTCTACTTTCGGTCCATATAATGAGACGTCGTTCAGTAAAAATCTGATAAGCTTTGGTAATACTGGACACGGTAGTATAGAGATTAAAATTATTGGTAATAAACCGGTAAACGTTACATTATATCACAATTTTGATTACACTTACAAGTTACCTTGTCATTATAATTTTTATGTAATGCAATATAGCGTATATTCTAATACTTCACAACCTTATTTTATATTAGGTAAAATTACTGGTTCTAACGGTAAGTCAATCTGCGTATTGCTACAAGGTACTGGATTTCCCCCATTTGCCAATCATAATATTATATGTTATGTCATTCATGCTTCGACATATTTTCAAATAAAAGGAGGACAATGGAACTACTTCCAAGCAGGAAGTAACGTTCCAGCTTTTACTCCTTATAGTTATACGTTACCGAAGAACGAGACTGCTTTCGCAAGCTATTATATGATCAAGGATCTATTTACTAAGGATGGTACTTATAATGTTACATATACAGTAATGTATTATCCCACGGGAGGTAAAGATTGCGTTACAATTTATCTATCTGACGTTTATTTCGAATTCCTAGGAAGTGTTTATGGTGTACTTGGAACATGTGCTAACGGCGGGAACATATTCGCATTATTTGTTAAAGGAGGCGTATTTGATCTTGAATTGGCAGCTTTGGCAGGTTTGGCAATAGTTGCTATAGGAGCTGTAGTAGGAATTCTGGCAGGATATTACGGTGGAATAAGAGATATGACATTAGTTTCTATTACAGACTTTGTACTTTTGTTACCTGGGTTAATAGTAATACTTTTGATAGTAGCGGCTCTAGATCTCTATGATCCAAAATTCCTTAGCGCAGATAGGGCTTTTATATTAGCTGGAATAATAACTGTTCTGTCTTGGCCAATAACTGCTAGAGTAATTAGGGGAGAGGCATACGTCAATAGATCTAAACCGTTTATAGAGGCATCCAGAGCTTTAGGAGAGACTAACTTTCAGATCTTGAGAAAGCATATGTTCCCTAATTTGCTACCTATTATATTTGCTCAGTTAACTTTAGATGTTACAGCAGTAATCTTTACGGAAAGTACTCTGGACTTTTTAGGGATAGGAATTCCGACATACGAATTCCCTACATGGGGTAACATGTTAGGTTTAGCTAATAATTATGCGGCAGCAGCTCCAGCTCATGCATGGTGGTGGGTGATTCCTCCATCGATAGCCTTAATTCTGTTAGGTGTATCATTATTTTACTTGGGAGAGGCAATTTTGGAGAGATTTAGAGTAAAAACGGGTGTTAGTTAG
- a CDS encoding ABC transporter ATP-binding protein: protein MLQVDNIYVKYKLGKNVKINALNGVSFSLDKGDVLGIIGETGSGKTTLASTIMRILPDTAEIKGRTVLDNLDLLSINKNEFRTKIRWEKISIIPQYSMNALNPIKRVGKELTEIIMEHENVNEEEAVNRVLSLFKDLNLPEEVFFKYPDELSGGQRQRVVIASALLLNPEVVIADEPTTALDVINQARVLNLLRNKVINASRILIYITHDIAVVAGLANKLMTLYAGKIMEIGNSEKMFKNPLHPYTQGLLSSVPDISNGKPTQIGYIKGDPPDLTKEIKGCPFYPRCPLAMEACKESFPEPVQVDDRLVYCYAVRKDVR, encoded by the coding sequence ATGCTTCAAGTAGATAATATATATGTTAAGTATAAATTGGGCAAAAATGTAAAGATTAACGCGCTGAATGGGGTGAGTTTTTCCTTAGATAAGGGAGACGTTTTAGGAATAATAGGTGAAACCGGTTCTGGAAAGACTACATTAGCCAGCACAATTATGAGAATATTGCCAGACACTGCAGAAATTAAGGGAAGGACAGTTCTGGATAATCTTGATCTTTTATCGATTAATAAAAACGAATTTAGGACAAAAATAAGATGGGAGAAGATTTCTATTATACCGCAATATTCAATGAATGCACTCAACCCTATAAAGAGAGTAGGAAAGGAACTCACTGAAATAATTATGGAGCATGAGAACGTGAACGAAGAGGAAGCAGTTAATAGAGTTCTTTCTCTATTTAAAGACCTTAATCTACCGGAGGAAGTCTTCTTTAAGTATCCGGATGAGCTTTCTGGCGGTCAGAGGCAGAGGGTAGTAATTGCTTCTGCGTTATTGTTGAACCCGGAGGTAGTAATTGCAGACGAGCCTACTACTGCCCTGGATGTGATAAACCAAGCTAGAGTACTTAACTTACTGAGGAATAAGGTAATTAATGCTTCCAGGATATTGATTTACATAACTCATGATATTGCGGTTGTTGCAGGACTTGCGAATAAATTAATGACGTTATATGCTGGTAAAATAATGGAGATAGGTAATAGTGAGAAAATGTTTAAGAACCCTCTCCACCCTTACACTCAAGGTCTACTTTCTTCAGTCCCAGATATCAGTAATGGGAAGCCCACTCAAATAGGTTATATTAAAGGAGACCCTCCAGATTTAACAAAAGAGATCAAAGGTTGTCCTTTTTATCCTAGATGTCCATTAGCAATGGAAGCATGCAAGGAGAGCTTTCCGGAACCCGTTCAAGTCGATGATAGGTTGGTTTATTGCTACGCGGTGAGGAAAGATGTTAGGTGA
- a CDS encoding ABC transporter ATP-binding protein, translating to MLGEDLLSKLNFEHGIINVENLWIKYPLSRGIFSKVYLYAVNGVSFSIQSGEILGLIGESGSGKTTLGRGVLKLLDIEEGKVFWGNIDVTKLKESKLRKLRRYFQLIQQDPYGALDPRMRIYDAVAEGLRVHKLVHSREEEEEIVYRALEQVKLTPPEAFAYKMPDELSGGQRQRVVIARALVLKPKFMVADEPISMLDASTRGQILEILNNARSENNLSILFITHDIAIASYISNKIMVLYSGKVVEISSSEEIIKNPMHPYTQALIEAIPRPDPNAKVPEPKIKGEVVPLLDKPKGCVFYNRCPFAMPVCKEKEPELKEVKSGHYVACHLY from the coding sequence ATGTTAGGTGAAGATCTTTTAAGTAAATTAAATTTTGAACACGGAATAATTAATGTGGAGAATTTATGGATAAAGTATCCTTTAAGTAGAGGAATATTCAGTAAAGTTTATCTTTATGCGGTAAATGGAGTTTCCTTCTCTATACAGTCAGGAGAAATCTTAGGATTAATAGGAGAAAGCGGATCTGGTAAAACTACTTTAGGTAGAGGAGTTCTAAAACTTTTGGACATTGAGGAAGGAAAGGTATTCTGGGGGAATATAGATGTTACCAAATTAAAGGAGAGCAAACTGAGAAAGCTAAGAAGGTATTTCCAATTAATACAACAAGATCCCTATGGAGCTTTAGATCCAAGAATGAGAATATACGATGCGGTAGCTGAAGGACTGAGAGTTCACAAGTTAGTACATAGCAGGGAAGAAGAAGAGGAAATAGTATATAGAGCATTAGAACAAGTTAAGCTAACACCCCCAGAGGCTTTCGCATATAAAATGCCGGATGAGCTTTCTGGTGGTCAGAGGCAGAGGGTAGTAATTGCTAGAGCGCTAGTTCTAAAACCAAAGTTTATGGTAGCTGACGAGCCAATATCCATGTTAGATGCATCTACTAGAGGCCAGATTTTGGAAATTCTCAATAATGCAAGGTCTGAAAATAATCTTTCCATCTTATTTATAACTCACGATATTGCCATAGCGAGCTATATTTCAAATAAAATAATGGTTTTGTATAGCGGAAAAGTCGTGGAAATATCTTCATCAGAAGAAATCATAAAAAACCCAATGCATCCTTATACGCAAGCTTTAATTGAGGCTATACCTAGGCCTGATCCTAATGCAAAAGTTCCCGAACCAAAGATTAAGGGGGAAGTCGTGCCGCTTTTAGATAAACCTAAGGGTTGTGTATTCTATAATAGATGTCCTTTTGCGATGCCAGTATGCAAGGAGAAGGAGCCTGAGTTAAAGGAAGTGAAAAGTGGTCATTATGTTGCGTGTCATCTTTATTAG